TGGACCAGAAAGCCATATATTTCTGAATTGTTTATCTTTTTTATCGAAACTAACATTTAGATTTCCGCCTTTTGCTACCATTTCAATGCTATAATTTCCATCGGGCTTATTTGTACAATGAGCAATTGCTGATGCTACTGAGCCAGTGCCACATGCCAAAGTTTCATTTTCTACGCCTCGCTCAAAGGTATAAATGGTGAGTTTGTTTTCTTCGTTGATGTGGCAAAAGTTGACATTTGTTCCTTCTGAACCAAAACGTGGCTCATGACGTATTGATTTGCCCGTTTTATATACATCTAATGTTTTTATATCGTATTTAAAGCTTACAAAATGAGGAGAGCCTGTGTTGACAAAATAACCATCTTCAAATATTTGAACATTATTAACATCTTGCATCTTAAGCTTTACATAGTTAGGGTTTATTATTTTTGCCAAATGAACCCCGTCAGAAGCTAGAAAAGTAGTTTCGTCGCTAATATAGCCATGATTATAGGCGTATGCTGCTATACATCGCCCACCATTTCCGCACATAGTAGCCGGTTTTCCATCGGAATTATGATAAATCATTTCAAAGTCGTAATTCATATTTTTTTTGAGCAACATTAAACCGTCTGCACCTATGCCAAAATGTCGGTCGCATAAAAAAGCTATTTGTTCAACAGAAAATTCGATATGGAATTTATTTAAGTCTATGATTATAAAGTCGTTGCCAGCGCCATGGTATTTTTCGAATTCTAAAATCATTTTAAAATGCGTTAATTTATTTTAAATTTTAAATGCAAAATAACATATAATTTGTAAAAAGGCGTTTTTTTTGTCGTAAAGTTAAGAAAAAAATAACTTAAAACTATTGTTTATGAAAAAGTATGTAATTCTATTTTTTACTGCTTTATTAGGAGCCACTATAGCTATTGTAGCTGATATTATATGGCTTCAGCCAAAATTTAAAAATATAGTTCAAAAGTCTGGACAGTATCCTGTTCATTATGCTTCCATGCGAGCATTACCTGCCGATGCTATCGATTTAACGTCGGCAGCTGAAATGTCAGTTAAAGCCGTTGTTCACGTAAAAACCAAAGTAGAATATGCTACGGGTAATATTTTTGATTTCTTTTTTGGTAATACTCAACCACAATATTACTCTCAAATTTTACCTGTTGGCTCGGGAGTTTGTATTTCTTCCGATGGCTACATTGTAACGAATAATCACGTTATTAATAATTCCGATAATATTGAAGTTATACTCTACGACAAACGCACTTATCCGGCTAAAGTGATAGCTACCGATCCTTCTACCGATATTGCTTTACTTAAGATTGATGCCGACAATTTGAATTATTTGACATTTGGTAATAGCGACGAACTAAAACTCGGAGAATGGGTCTTAGCGGTTGGCAATCCGTTTAATCTTACAAGTACAGTAACGGCTGGTATTGTTAGTGCTAGAGCAAGAAATATAGGAATATCATCTCCATTCTCAATAGAATCATTTATTCAAACTGATGCTGCTGTTAACCCTGGCAATAGTGGAGGTGCATTGGTCAATGTTAAAGGCGAATTAGTGGGTATCAATACAGCTATTGCCTCACAAACCGGTAGCTATGTCGGATATTCGTTTGCTGTTCCTTCGAACATTGTTAAAAAGGTGGTTTCCGATTTTATTAAATATGGTGAAGTACAACGAGCTTATTTAGGTGTTAATATTTTACCTGTCGACCAAGAATTAGCTAAAGAAAAGAATTTAAATACAACGCAAGGGGTATTTGTGCAAGGGGTTTATGATAATGGTTCTGCTAAAGAAGCCGGTATATTGCCGGGTGATGTGATTATAGCT
This region of Bacteroidales bacterium genomic DNA includes:
- a CDS encoding Do family serine endopeptidase encodes the protein MKKYVILFFTALLGATIAIVADIIWLQPKFKNIVQKSGQYPVHYASMRALPADAIDLTSAAEMSVKAVVHVKTKVEYATGNIFDFFFGNTQPQYYSQILPVGSGVCISSDGYIVTNNHVINNSDNIEVILYDKRTYPAKVIATDPSTDIALLKIDADNLNYLTFGNSDELKLGEWVLAVGNPFNLTSTVTAGIVSARARNIGISSPFSIESFIQTDAAVNPGNSGGALVNVKGELVGINTAIASQTGSYVGYSFAVPSNIVKKVVSDFIKYGEVQRAYLGVNILPVDQELAKEKNLNTTQGVFVQGVYDNGSAKEAGILPGDVIIAINGNEVRDIPQLQEQVGQFEPGQHVMVTILRGTKQLSFDVALKNAKNNFEVTKTTVSKTLGAKLQTASSDELRRLRLSAGVKVVELMPGKLKTVGIKPGFIITAINKQTVKTAEEAELILNQTKGNVMIEGMYPNGMYAYFSFWNN
- a CDS encoding diaminopimelate epimerase, yielding MILEFEKYHGAGNDFIIIDLNKFHIEFSVEQIAFLCDRHFGIGADGLMLLKKNMNYDFEMIYHNSDGKPATMCGNGGRCIAAYAYNHGYISDETTFLASDGVHLAKIINPNYVKLKMQDVNNVQIFEDGYFVNTGSPHFVSFKYDIKTLDVYKTGKSIRHEPRFGSEGTNVNFCHINEENKLTIYTFERGVENETLACGTGSVASAIAHCTNKPDGNYSIEMVAKGGNLNVSFDKKDKQFRNIWLSGPVKFVFKGEIKL